A genomic stretch from Capricornis sumatraensis isolate serow.1 chromosome 4, serow.2, whole genome shotgun sequence includes:
- the PRAG1 gene encoding inactive tyrosine-protein kinase PRAG1, with the protein MLETIPLNPESPKMSACSDFVEHIWKPGSCKNCFCLRSDHQLVPGRPQPRAGCLPPPPRLHPRPESGRPEDDSLSGSPYSKPTIAVKPTMMSSEASDGWTEAGVSTDVAQVIWRRAPGKLPVPKQEDAPIVYLGSFRGVQKPAGPSGPTDRGHPRNPPAYAMVGLHSLEPRGDRSAAFHPVSFPDEKLGREDKPVIPYQELNSPQESFRHKLAAFSGMTSGCHKGLGPYPSAQPLRESLPSEDDSDQRCSPSGDSEGGEYCSILDCCPGSPGAEDAARAGGSRHRQGGRHCSAACWEPRVCARPPEEEKRALSFPRDCCSQGPTESPPRLGPKKQSLASEAASSSDGLSCGSANSRASSPLAPHPESDYCSLRKEPGPGKQQDSGCHSVASSRCPGQTGEPQPPAHSREAAQPEPIYAESTKRKKAVPVPSRLQAKAEQGAGTPGQAQVRTVNTWAQKAASGCGQDREGPEVAPKMAATITVMAAHPEEDHRTIYLSSPDSSVGVQWPRGPPSQQAPEAGGEEPSAGQGLGSRESRHRSASETTAKGRPAIPPKMSRSSPGGSPVSPSASPLSDLSEGNSGVPGPQPPSRAPADPASSCRANGIPASDSARGPPPATSTSVLEQRRPRPQAGAWSRQCRIEEEDEVEQDLLSQSWGREVENGPLDPASSSAWHRLCSTDGSSGQNSKAGTGMSKSASFAFEFPKDRSGIEAFSPPPPPPKSRHLLKMNKSSSDLEKVSQGSAESLRGVHVSFTTGSTDSLASDSRTCSDGGPSSEPGHSPTNSRKKLFAPVPFPSGSTEDVSPGDPLQPPPLPQKKLVSRAASSPDGFFWPQGSPKPRTASPKLNLSHSETNVCAQEDSHFSYASGPGGRHQHVFSASEPLEKTSKGSGHRGPMPGLGGSKGLQGKGVSSTSSSQLSVSSQASAGSTQLQLHSLLNSISSKEGTYAKLGGLYAQSLVRLVARCEDLFMGGQKKELHFSENNWSLFKLTCNKPCCDSGDAIYYCATCSEDPGSTYAVKICKTPEPKAASYCSPSVPVHFNIQQDCGHFVASVPSSMLTSPDAHKDPLSALPSHPPAQEQDCVVVITREVPHQTASDFVRDLATSHQSEPEVYERRVCFLLLQLCNGLEHLKEHGIIHRDLCLENLLLVHCTPQASPEPSPAASVPPTTTSPALAATPSSGPSATVPTSVTPTPPAAPTFQGGSSEKHLPRLIISNFLKAKQKPGGTANLQQKKSQARLAPEIVSASQYRKFDEFQTGILIYELLHQPNPFEVRAQLREQDYRQEDLPPLPALSLYSPGLQRLAHLLLEADPIKRIRIGEAKRVLQCLLWGPRRELVEPPGTSEEALCATLHNWIDMKRALMMMKFAEKAVDRRRGVELEDWLCCQYLASAEPAALLQSLKLLQLL; encoded by the exons GTCATCTGGAGACGAGCCCCCGGCAAGCTCCCCGTCCCGAAGCAGGAAGACGCGCCAATAGTTTATCTGGGCAGCTTCCGAGGCGTCCAGAAGCCTGCCGGGCCCTCGGGTCCCACAGACAGGGGTCACCCCCGCAACCCCCCTGCCTATGCCATGGTCGGCCTGCACAGCCTAGAGCCCCGGGGGGACCGGAGTGCCGCCTTCCACCCGGTGAGCTTCCCTGACGAGAAGCTTGGACGAGAGGATAAACCAGTGATCCCCTACCAAGAGCTAAACTCCCCGCAGGAGAGCTTCCGCCACAAGCTGGCCGCCTTCTCCGGGATGACTTCCGGCTGCCACAAGGGCCTGGGGCCCTACCCGTCTGCTCAGCCCCTGCGGGAGTCCCTGCCCTCGGAGGATGACAGCGATCAAAGGTGCTCGCCCTCGGGGGACAGCGAAGGGGGAGAATACTGCTCCATCTTGGACTGCTGTCCCGGGAGCCCAGGCGCGGAGGACGCCGCCCGGGCCGGCGGTTCCCGACACAGACAGGGCGGTAGGCACTGCTCGGCAGCCTGCTGGGAGCCGCGGGTGTGTGCCAGGCCACCTGAGGAGGAGAAGCGGGCTTTGAGTTTCCCCAGGGACTGCTGCAGCCAGGGCCCGACGGAGAGCCCACCCCGCTTGGGCCCCAAGAAGCAGTCCCTCGCTTCAGAGGCTGCCAGCTCTTCGGATGGCCTCTCGTGCGGGAGCGCCAACAGCCGCGCCAGCAGCCCCCTGGCCCCTCATCCTGAGAGCGATTACTGCTCCCTCAGGAAGGAGCCTGGGCCGGGGAAGCAGCAGGACTCCGGCTGCCACAGCGTGGCCTCCAGCAGGTGCCCTGGGCAGACTGGggagccccagcccccagcccactcCAGGGAGGCTGCGCAGCCTGAACCCATCTATGCTGAGAGTACCAAGAGGAAGAAGGCCGTTCCAGTGCCTTCCAGGCTGCAGGCCAAGGCAGAACAGGGGGCAGGCACCCCGGGCCAGGCCCAGGTGCGGACGGTTAACACCTGGGCTCAGAAAGCCGCATCTGGCTGCGGCCAGGACAGGGAAGGCCCGGAGGTGGCCCCCAAGATGGCGGCCACCATCACAGTCATGGCGGCCCACCCAGAAGAGGACCACCGGACAATCTACCTGAGCAGCCCTGACTCCTCGGTGGGGGTGCAGTGGCCACGGGGGCCCCCGAGCCAGCAGGCTCCTGAGGCAGGCGGAGAGGAGCCTTCAGCTGGGCAGGGGCTCGGCTCCAGGGAGAGCCGGCATCGCAGTGCCAGCGAGACCACGGCCAAGGGGAGACCTGCCATCCCCCCCAAGATGTCCAGGAGCAGCCCTGGAGGGTCCCCAGTATCCCCCTCCGCCTCCCCGCTGTCCGACCTCAGTGAAGGGAACTCGGGTGTCCCTGGGCCCCAGCCTCCATCCAGGGCCCCCGCTGACCCCGCTTCTTCCTGCCGGGCCAACGGCATCCCCGCCAGTGACTCTGCCAGGGGCCCCCCGCCTGCCACCAGCACGTCAGTCTTGGAGCAGAGGCGGCCCCGGCCCCAGGCCGGTGCCTGGAGTCGCCAGTGCCGGATCGAGGAGGAGGATGAGGTGGAGCAGGACTTGCTGAGTCAAAGTTGGGGGAGAGAGGTGGAAAATGGCCCCTTGGACCCAGCCAGCTCCTCCGCCTGGCACCGTCTTTGCTCCACAGATGGCTCCTCTGGGCAGAACAGCAAAGCTGGGACTGGGATGAGCAAGTCGGCCTCATTTGCCTTTGAGTTCCCTAAGGACAGAAGCGGGATTGAGGCGTTCTCGCCTCCCCCGCCACCTCCAAAGTCACG gcaccttttaaaaatgaacaagagCAGCTCTGATTTAGAGAAAGTGAGCCAGGGCTCCGCCGAGAGCCTGAGGGGCGTCCACGTCAGCTTCACCACGGGCTCCACAGACAGCCTGGCCTCCGACTCCAGGACCTGCAGCGATGGAG gtCCATCATCTGAGCCAGGTCACTCGCCCACCAACAGCAGGAAGAAGCTCTTTGCCCCCGTCCCCTTCCCTTCGGGCTCCACCGAGGATGTGTCCCCCGGCGATCCCCTGCAGCCCCCGCCTCTTCCCCAGAAGAAGCTCGTGAGTCGGGCGGCCTCTTCCCCCGATGGCTTCTTCTGGCCCCAGGGCTCCCCCAAGCCCAGAACAGCAAGTCCCAAGCTGAACCTCAGCCACTCAGAGACTAACGTCTGTGCCCAGGAGGACTCCCACTTCAGCTATGCCTCAGGCCCCGGCGGCCGCCACCAGCACGTCTTCTCCGCTTCAGAGCCGCTGGAGAAAACTTCCAAAGGCAGTGGCCACCGGGGCCCCATGCCAGGGCTAGGGGGCAGCAAAGGCCTGCAGGGCAAAGGGGTCTCCTCCACCTCGTCCTCCCAGCTGAGCGTATCCAGCCAGGCCTCGGCGGGCAGCACCCAGCTGCAGCTCCACAGCCTCCTGAACAGCATCAGCAGCAAGGAGGGCACCTACGCCAAGCTGGGGGGCCTGTATGCCCAGTCCCTGGTCCGCCTCGTGGCCAGGTGCGAGGACCTCTTCATGGGCGGCCAGAAGAAGGAGCTGCACTTCAGCGAGAATAACTGGTCCCTGTTCAAGCTGACCTGTAACAAGCCCTGCTGTGACTCGGGGGATGCCATTTACTATTGCGCCACCTGCTCCGAGGACCCCGGCAGCACCTACGCCGTGAAG ATCTGCAAGACCCCCGAGCCCAAAGCAGCCTCCTACTGCAGCCCTTCAGTACCCGTGCACTTCAATATCCAGCAGGACTGTGGCCACTTTGTGGCCTCTGTGCCCTCCAGCATGCTCACCTCTCCCGACGCACACAAGGACCCTCTGTCTGCCCTGCCCTCACATCCCCCCGCCCAGGAGCAGGACTGTGTGGTGGTCATCACTCGGGAGGTGCCCCACCAAACCGCCTCGGACTTTGTGCGGGACTTGGCCACCAGCCACCAGTCTGAGCCCGAGGTCTACGAGCGGCGGGTGTGCTTCCTGCTCCTGCAGCTCTGCAACGGGCTGGAGCACCTGAAGGAGCATGGGATCATCCACCGAGACCTGTGCCTGGAGAACCTGCTCCTGGTGCACTGCACCCCCCAGGCCTCCCCCGAGCCCTCCCCCGCCGCCTCCGTTCCTCCCACCACCACATCCCCCGCCCTCGCGGCCACCCCGTCCTCTGGCCCCTCAGCCACTGTCCCTACCAGcgtcacccccacccctccagccgCCCCCACCTTTCAAGGAGGGTCCAGTGAGAAACACTTGCCCCGGCTTATCATCAGCAATTTCTTAAAGGCCAAGCAGAAGCCGGGTGGCACCGCCAACCTGCAGCAGAAGAAGAGCCAGGCACGCCTGGCTCCCGAGATCGTGTCTGCCTCTCAGTACCGCAAGTTCGACGAATTCCAAACGGGCATCCTCATCTATGAGCTGCTCCACCAGCCCAACCCGTTCGAGGTGCGGGCACAGCTCCGGGAGCAGGACTACCGGCAGGAGGACTTGCCCCCGCTGCCCGCGCTGTCCCTCTACTCGCCGGGCCTGCAGCGGCTCGCCCACCTGCTGCTGGAGGCCGACCCCATCAAGCGCATCCGCATCGGCGAGGCCAAGCGCGTGCTGCAGTGCCTGCTGTGGGGGCCCCGGCGCGAGCTGGTGGAGCCGCCGGGCACCTCGGAGGAGGCGCTGTGCGCCACGCTCCATAACTGGATCGACATGAAGCGAGCCCTGATGATGATGAAGTTCGCCGAGAAGGCGGTGGACCGCCGGCGCGGGGTGGAGCTGGAGGACTGGCTCTGCTGCCAGTATCTGGCGTCGGCCGAGCCTGCAGCCCTCTTACAATCGCTGAAGCTCCTACAGCTTCTGTGA